TTCTACAAGAACGCCTTCGGCGCCATCGAGGTCTTTCGGGTCGAATCCGCTGACGGCACCCTCTTCGCCGAGATGTCCGTCCAGGGCGCCAGATTCTTCGTCGCCGACGAATCGGCGTCCCATGGTAACTTCAGCCCGGCATCGCTCGGCGGTACGTCCGTCCGCATCGACCTGCTCGTCGCCGATCCCGATGCCGTGCAGGCCCGGGCCGTCGCAGCAGGGGCCAGGGAGATCTCGCCGGTCGCCGCCGAGGAGGTCGGCCCCCGCATGGGTCGCATCGAGGATCCGTTCGGACATTGCTGGCTCATCGGCAGTCACTGGACGGGTCAACCGGGAGGCAGCTTGAAGCAGGTCGGCCTCTGGAGAGGCCATCGGGATTGACAGCGGAGGC
The genomic region above belongs to Terriglobia bacterium and contains:
- a CDS encoding VOC family protein — translated: FYKNAFGAIEVFRVESADGTLFAEMSVQGARFFVADESASHGNFSPASLGGTSVRIDLLVADPDAVQARAVAAGAREISPVAAEEVGPRMGRIEDPFGHCWLIGSHWTGQPGGSLKQVGLWRGHRD